In a single window of the Sediminicoccus sp. KRV36 genome:
- a CDS encoding GntR family transcriptional regulator produces the protein MTSTSATPQHAAPRREPLSRQALTRLRGAILSGELKPGERLVEERLSAELGMSRVPIREAIKQLIAEGLAVPAEAAPGGRGAQVAEMTEGFARDLIEVRAVLEGLTARLAARHCKAAIRVEILELLERGTRLAALLRDEAGGEATASDLAALNIAFHDLLALAGTNQALREVMRPLRERTELVFRRNSTERAVRDWQEHAMILEAVSEGDEELAALLAARHVRRAARLQEG, from the coding sequence ATGACCAGCACCTCAGCCACCCCCCAGCATGCCGCCCCGCGCCGCGAACCACTCAGCCGCCAGGCCCTGACGCGGCTGCGCGGCGCGATCCTGTCCGGCGAACTCAAGCCGGGTGAAAGACTGGTGGAGGAGCGTCTCTCGGCCGAACTCGGCATGTCACGCGTGCCCATCCGCGAGGCGATCAAGCAATTGATCGCCGAGGGCCTGGCCGTGCCGGCCGAGGCCGCGCCCGGCGGCCGCGGCGCCCAGGTGGCCGAGATGACCGAGGGCTTCGCGCGTGACCTGATCGAAGTGCGGGCCGTGCTGGAGGGGCTGACCGCCCGCCTCGCCGCGCGGCATTGCAAGGCCGCAATCCGCGTCGAAATCCTGGAATTGCTGGAACGCGGCACCAGGCTCGCCGCCCTGCTGCGAGACGAGGCGGGCGGTGAAGCCACGGCGAGCGACCTTGCCGCGCTGAACATCGCCTTTCACGACCTGCTCGCCCTGGCCGGCACCAACCAGGCCCTGCGCGAAGTGATGCGGCCGCTGCGGGAGCGGACGGAGCTCGTCTTTCGCCGCAACAGCACCGAACGTGCCGTGCGGGACTGGCAGGAGCACGCGATGATCCTGGAGGCCGTCTCGGAAGGCGATGAGGAGCTGGCGGCCCTGCTCGCCGCGCGCCATGTGCGCCGCGCGGCCCGCCTCCAGGAAGGCTAG
- a CDS encoding CoA transferase, protein MDLPLDGVTVIEVGQALAGPLAGVVLADMGADVIKVEKPDGGDDARLWGPPFGPDGVTSLYFHGQNRSKRSITLDLKKPEDVAALHRLCETADILIQNLRPGVVEEIGIGPEAMLARHPRLIYCSIWAFGFEGPMKMKPGFDPLLQAYGGMMSITGQPDGPPTFCGASINDKATGLFITIGALAALRWRDRTGKGCLVDGSLFETAAFWVEGQINNHLATGDIPQRHGTGAAVIVPYQVFETADRPLCLAAGNDRLFARAAKVMGHAEWAADPRFATGSQRVRNKAALIPLIVDVLRTRPRDAWLAELDAVGVPSGPVNDIAEVTASPQMAAVDLIRPLPDGGPSVVGLPLSFNRRRPRARSDSPRLGQHNREVLGRD, encoded by the coding sequence ATGGATCTGCCACTCGACGGCGTCACAGTGATCGAGGTGGGCCAGGCGCTGGCCGGGCCGCTGGCTGGCGTCGTGCTCGCCGATATGGGCGCCGATGTGATCAAGGTGGAAAAGCCCGATGGCGGTGATGATGCCCGGCTTTGGGGCCCTCCCTTCGGGCCGGATGGCGTCACCTCGCTGTATTTCCACGGGCAGAACCGCTCCAAGCGGTCCATCACGCTGGACCTGAAAAAGCCCGAGGATGTGGCCGCCCTGCACCGGCTTTGCGAAACCGCCGATATCCTGATCCAGAACCTGCGCCCCGGCGTGGTGGAGGAGATCGGCATCGGGCCGGAGGCGATGCTGGCGCGGCATCCGCGGCTCATCTACTGCTCGATCTGGGCCTTTGGTTTCGAGGGGCCGATGAAGATGAAGCCGGGCTTTGACCCGCTGCTCCAGGCCTATGGCGGCATGATGAGCATCACCGGCCAGCCCGATGGCCCGCCCACCTTTTGCGGCGCCTCGATCAATGACAAGGCGACGGGATTGTTCATCACCATCGGCGCGCTGGCCGCGCTGCGCTGGCGGGACCGGACGGGGAAGGGCTGCCTGGTGGATGGCTCGCTCTTCGAGACGGCGGCCTTCTGGGTGGAAGGGCAGATCAACAACCACCTGGCCACCGGCGATATCCCGCAACGGCACGGCACGGGTGCGGCGGTGATCGTGCCCTACCAGGTGTTTGAGACGGCCGACCGGCCGCTCTGCCTCGCCGCCGGCAATGACCGGCTTTTCGCCCGCGCGGCGAAAGTGATGGGGCATGCCGAATGGGCGGCTGATCCGCGCTTCGCGACGGGGAGCCAGCGCGTGCGCAACAAGGCGGCGCTGATCCCGCTCATTGTTGACGTGCTGCGCACCCGGCCACGCGATGCATGGCTGGCGGAGCTGGATGCCGTCGGCGTGCCGAGCGGGCCGGTGAATGACATCGCCGAGGTCACCGCCAGCCCGCAAATGGCCGCGGTGGACCTGATCCGGCCCTTGCCGGATGGCGGGCCGAGCGTCGTTGGGCTGCCGCTCTCCTTCAACCGCCGGCGGCCGCGCGCGCGCAGCGATTCGCCCCGGCTCGGTCAGCATAACCGGGAGGTCCTGGGGCGGGACTAG
- a CDS encoding DUF1467 family protein: MGWFLGFVVYALIWWTALFAVLPIGVRPDAKGDLEAGGWRGTPSQLHLGRKLLGTTILAAILWLGVYALIESDWISFRDPWLAIPDR, translated from the coding sequence ATGGGCTGGTTTCTGGGTTTCGTTGTCTATGCGCTGATCTGGTGGACGGCGCTCTTTGCCGTGCTGCCCATCGGCGTGCGGCCCGATGCAAAGGGTGACCTGGAGGCGGGTGGCTGGCGCGGCACGCCCTCGCAACTGCATCTGGGGCGCAAGCTGCTCGGGACCACCATCCTGGCCGCGATTCTCTGGCTCGGCGTCTATGCGTTGATCGAAAGCGACTGGATCAGCTTTCGCGACCCTTGGCTGGCCATTCCAGACAGGTGA
- a CDS encoding type III pantothenate kinase codes for MLLAIDAGNTNVVFAVHDGAEWRGRWRIATDSNRTSDEYAVWLLALMQFAGLRPSDVNRCVIGTVVPVALYNLRRLCRDWFGNEPLIARSILDWGFEIKVDQPQEVGADRLLNALAAHHHYRGPLIVIDFGTATTFDVVDDAGSYLGGVIAPGINLSVEALHRAAARLPRIGIGRPQSAIGRNTVSAMQSGIFWGYVGMIEGIVARIRNEADFPRMKVIATGGLAPLLAEGTTLIERIDPDITLEGLRLLAERNASPISQKDLL; via the coding sequence ATGCTTCTCGCGATTGACGCCGGCAACACCAATGTCGTCTTCGCCGTCCATGACGGGGCGGAATGGCGCGGGCGTTGGCGAATCGCGACGGATTCCAACCGCACCAGCGATGAATATGCCGTCTGGCTGCTGGCCCTGATGCAATTCGCCGGGCTGCGGCCGAGCGATGTGAATCGCTGCGTGATCGGCACGGTGGTGCCCGTGGCGCTCTATAATCTGCGCCGGCTGTGCCGCGACTGGTTCGGCAATGAGCCGCTGATCGCCCGCTCCATCCTCGACTGGGGCTTCGAGATCAAGGTGGATCAGCCGCAGGAGGTGGGCGCGGACCGCCTGCTGAACGCCCTGGCCGCGCATCACCATTACCGCGGGCCGCTGATCGTCATTGATTTCGGCACCGCCACCACCTTCGATGTGGTGGATGACGCAGGCTCCTATCTGGGCGGCGTGATCGCGCCCGGCATCAACCTCTCCGTCGAGGCGCTGCACCGCGCCGCCGCCCGGCTGCCGCGCATCGGCATTGGCCGGCCGCAATCGGCGATTGGCCGCAACACCGTCTCGGCGATGCAATCGGGCATCTTCTGGGGCTATGTCGGCATGATCGAGGGCATCGTCGCCCGCATCCGCAACGAGGCGGATTTCCCCCGCATGAAGGTGATCGCGACCGGCGGCCTGGCACCGCTGCTGGCCGAAGGCACCACCCTGATCGAACGCATTGACCCCGATATCACGCTGGAAGGCCTCCGCCTGTTGGCGGAACGCAATGCCAGCCCCATCTCTCAAAAAGACCTGTTGTGA
- a CDS encoding ribonuclease J, whose protein sequence is MDDFAFIPLGGTGEIGMNLNVYRCDGKYLAVDCGIGFGGSENPAVEIMVPDPGWLSERRADLLALVITHAHEDHIGAVAHLWPSLRCPVIAGPFASSVLRRKLAEAGLAHDVKIITNSLPGTHEIGPFGLEFIQVTHSVPEASALAIRTRHGLVLHTGDWKLDPSPLIGPPTDEAAFARLGAEGVLAMVCDSTNAMVEGHSGSEAEVRRNLKALIAGLRGRVAVTCFSTNLARIESIALAGQAAGRDVALFGRSLRNAVNSARECGYLNSVRDFISEEEADRLPDDDLLIICTGSQGEERSALAKIAADTHPNISMGEGDTVIFSSRMIPGNERGILHVQDELTRAGCRVMTADDHAVHVSGHPARDELKKLYALVKPRISIPVHGEWRHLSHHAELARECGAEPILIEDGDVVRLGPGKPKLAESVPVGRLVVDGNRLLPMEGTVIGARKRMLFNGVVVASLAVDEAGRVIGRPRVSAPGLFDTEGPESAQLEDELARGVGELPKGLRREDDALTEAARAVLRKAVGRRLKKRPNVEVHLLRV, encoded by the coding sequence ATGGACGACTTCGCCTTCATCCCGCTCGGTGGTACCGGCGAGATTGGCATGAACCTCAACGTGTATCGCTGCGATGGCAAATACCTCGCGGTGGATTGCGGCATTGGCTTTGGCGGCTCGGAGAACCCGGCGGTCGAGATCATGGTGCCCGATCCCGGCTGGCTGTCTGAACGGCGCGCGGATCTGCTGGCGCTAGTGATCACCCATGCGCATGAGGACCATATCGGCGCCGTGGCGCATCTCTGGCCCAGCCTGCGCTGCCCGGTGATCGCGGGGCCCTTTGCCAGCTCCGTGCTGCGCCGAAAGCTGGCCGAGGCCGGGCTGGCGCATGATGTAAAGATCATCACCAACAGCCTGCCGGGTACGCATGAGATCGGCCCTTTCGGGCTGGAATTCATCCAGGTCACGCATTCCGTGCCGGAGGCCAGCGCGCTGGCCATCCGCACGCGGCACGGCCTCGTGCTCCATACCGGCGATTGGAAGCTCGACCCTTCGCCCCTGATCGGCCCGCCCACGGATGAGGCGGCCTTCGCGCGCCTGGGTGCCGAGGGCGTTCTGGCCATGGTGTGCGACAGCACGAACGCCATGGTGGAGGGCCATTCGGGCAGCGAGGCCGAGGTGCGGCGCAACCTGAAGGCGTTGATCGCGGGCTTGCGTGGCCGCGTGGCTGTCACCTGCTTTTCCACCAATCTGGCGCGGATCGAATCCATCGCCCTCGCCGGCCAGGCGGCGGGGCGGGATGTGGCGCTGTTCGGCCGTTCCCTGCGCAATGCGGTGAATTCGGCACGCGAATGCGGCTACCTCAACAGCGTCCGGGATTTCATCAGCGAGGAGGAGGCGGACCGCCTGCCGGATGATGACCTGCTGATCATCTGCACCGGCAGCCAGGGCGAGGAGCGCAGCGCCCTCGCCAAGATCGCGGCCGATACCCACCCGAATATCTCGATGGGTGAGGGGGATACGGTGATTTTCTCCTCGCGCATGATCCCGGGCAATGAGCGCGGCATCCTGCATGTGCAGGATGAACTGACGCGGGCCGGCTGCCGGGTGATGACGGCGGATGACCATGCGGTGCATGTCTCCGGCCACCCGGCGCGCGATGAGCTGAAGAAGCTCTACGCGCTGGTGAAGCCGCGGATTTCCATCCCCGTCCATGGCGAGTGGCGCCACCTTTCGCACCACGCGGAGCTGGCGCGCGAATGCGGCGCCGAGCCCATCCTGATCGAGGATGGGGACGTCGTGCGCCTCGGCCCCGGCAAGCCCAAGCTGGCCGAGAGCGTGCCCGTCGGCCGCCTGGTGGTGGATGGCAATCGCCTGCTGCCCATGGAGGGCACCGTGATCGGCGCGCGCAAGCGCATGCTGTTCAACGGCGTCGTCGTGGCGAGCCTGGCGGTGGATGAAGCAGGGCGGGTCATCGGCCGGCCGCGCGTCTCGGCACCTGGGCTGTTCGACACCGAGGGCCCGGAATCCGCGCAGCTCGAGGATGAATTGGCGCGCGGCGTGGGCGAATTGCCGAAAGGGCTGCGGCGCGAGGATGATGCCTTGACCGAAGCCGCCCGCGCGGTGCTGCGCAAGGCCGTTGGGCGGCGGTTGAAGAAGCGCCCCAATGTCGAAGTGCACCTCCTTCGGGTTTGA
- the nuoN gene encoding NADH-quinone oxidoreductase subunit NuoN, which yields MNWILALPELVLALCGLAILVFGVIPKRDTTFPCTMLTLGAFLLTGVLVIAQGEGTGFGGQYVADAFSCFMKLLALGAAALGLLLALDWNAREGLSRFEFPVLVLFATLGMMVMISANDLMSLYLGLELLSLPLYVLAAFDRDNPRSAEAGLKYFVLGALASGLLLYGASLVYGFAGTTNFDRLADALSSPQDVSTGVVVGIIFIIAAMAFKIAAVPFHMWTPDVYEGAPTPVTAFFASAPKVAAVALLVRLLAGPFSDVVGQWQQVIVLASLGSMVLGAFAAIGQSNIKRLMAYSSIGHVGFTLMGLAVGGEGGLRGVLVYMAIYIAMNIGAFAVLIAMRRDGRAVEGVDDLAGLGRSDPAMALAMAIFMFSMAGIPPMAGFFAKLYVLLPAIEQGFWLLAVVAVLSSVISAYYYLRIVKVMYFDAAKPAFDMRPTGISVVLAGTGGFTLFFFLFPAPLLAAARQAVAALIG from the coding sequence ATGAACTGGATCCTTGCCCTCCCTGAACTGGTGCTGGCCCTGTGCGGCCTGGCGATCCTCGTCTTCGGCGTCATCCCCAAGCGCGACACGACCTTCCCTTGCACCATGCTCACCCTCGGCGCCTTCCTGCTGACTGGCGTTCTGGTCATCGCCCAGGGCGAGGGCACGGGCTTTGGTGGCCAATACGTGGCCGATGCCTTTTCCTGCTTCATGAAGCTGCTGGCCCTGGGGGCCGCGGCACTCGGCCTGTTGCTGGCCCTCGACTGGAATGCGCGGGAGGGGCTTTCGCGCTTCGAATTCCCGGTCCTCGTCCTGTTCGCCACCCTGGGCATGATGGTGATGATCTCGGCGAATGACCTGATGAGCCTCTATCTCGGGCTCGAGCTGCTTTCGCTGCCGCTCTATGTCCTCGCCGCGTTTGACCGTGACAATCCGCGTTCGGCCGAAGCCGGCCTCAAATATTTCGTGCTGGGGGCGCTGGCCTCGGGGCTGCTGCTCTATGGTGCCTCGCTGGTCTATGGCTTTGCCGGCACCACGAATTTCGATCGCCTGGCGGATGCGCTCTCCTCGCCGCAGGATGTCTCGACGGGCGTTGTCGTCGGCATCATCTTCATCATCGCCGCCATGGCCTTCAAGATCGCGGCGGTGCCCTTCCACATGTGGACGCCCGATGTCTATGAGGGCGCGCCAACGCCCGTGACGGCGTTCTTTGCCTCGGCGCCCAAGGTGGCCGCCGTGGCATTGCTGGTGCGCCTGCTGGCCGGGCCCTTCAGTGATGTTGTCGGCCAATGGCAGCAGGTCATCGTGCTGGCCTCGCTGGGTTCGATGGTGCTGGGCGCCTTCGCCGCCATCGGGCAGAGCAACATCAAGCGGCTGATGGCCTATTCCTCCATCGGCCATGTGGGCTTCACCCTGATGGGCTTGGCCGTCGGCGGCGAGGGCGGGTTGCGCGGCGTCCTGGTCTATATGGCCATCTACATCGCCATGAATATCGGCGCCTTCGCGGTCCTCATCGCCATGCGGCGCGATGGCCGCGCGGTGGAGGGCGTGGATGATCTGGCCGGGCTCGGGCGCAGCGATCCAGCCATGGCGCTTGCCATGGCGATCTTCATGTTCTCGATGGCGGGCATTCCGCCGATGGCTGGCTTCTTCGCCAAGCTCTATGTGCTGCTGCCCGCCATCGAGCAGGGCTTCTGGCTGCTGGCCGTGGTTGCCGTGCTCTCCTCCGTCATCTCGGCCTATTATTATCTTCGCATCGTGAAGGTGATGTATTTCGATGCCGCGAAACCCGCCTTCGACATGCGGCCCACAGGGATTTCCGTGGTCCTGGCCGGCACGGGCGGCTTCACGCTGTTCTTCTTCCTGTTTCCCGCGCCCCTCCTGGCGGCGGCGCGGCAGGCCGTGGCGGCGCTGATCGGGTGA
- a CDS encoding iron-containing redox enzyme family protein, protein MTALMTHDEFRTALENAIKGKSANASPFSIAWANGTLTREHLCRWAENHYHYVGPFADYLGYLYARMPAHMTEAKDFLLANMYEEEIGGDRHTDLLIRFAEACGTTAERVKNPDNMSPTTRGLQSWCYAVAMREDPVVAVAALVVGLESQVPSIYRKQTPTLREKYGFTDEEVEFFDLHIVSDEIHGERGYQIVLEHANTVELQQACLKICGIGAQMRLLYTTALYHDYVERRLDVAA, encoded by the coding sequence GTGACCGCCCTGATGACCCATGACGAATTCCGCACCGCCCTCGAAAACGCCATCAAGGGCAAGAGCGCCAACGCCTCGCCCTTCAGCATCGCCTGGGCGAATGGCACGCTGACGCGTGAGCATCTCTGCCGCTGGGCGGAGAATCACTACCACTATGTCGGCCCCTTCGCGGATTACCTCGGCTACCTCTATGCCCGCATGCCGGCCCATATGACGGAAGCCAAGGATTTCCTCCTGGCCAACATGTATGAGGAGGAAATCGGCGGGGATCGCCACACCGACCTGCTGATCCGCTTCGCCGAAGCCTGCGGCACGACGGCCGAGCGGGTGAAGAACCCCGACAACATGTCCCCCACCACGCGCGGCCTGCAAAGCTGGTGCTATGCGGTCGCGATGCGCGAGGACCCGGTGGTGGCCGTGGCCGCCCTGGTGGTCGGCCTCGAATCCCAGGTGCCCAGCATCTACCGCAAGCAGACGCCAACCCTGCGCGAGAAGTATGGCTTCACGGATGAGGAGGTCGAGTTCTTCGACCTGCACATCGTCTCCGATGAAATCCATGGCGAGCGCGGCTACCAGATCGTCCTGGAACACGCGAATACGGTCGAGCTCCAGCAGGCCTGCCTGAAGATCTGCGGCATCGGCGCGCAGATGCGGCTGCTCTACACGACCGCGCTGTATCACGACTATGTCGAGCGGCGCCTCGACGTCGCGGCCTGA
- a CDS encoding ABC transporter ATP-binding protein → MNKPLELRAVERRYKTEAGTLDVLRGTDLTLHEGEIVALVAPSGTGKSTLLHVTGLLERPDGGEVFVEGAAAGTLSDDARTAIRRNTIGFVYQFHHLLSEFTAEENVMLPQLAAGIPRAAAKARAAELLGQFGLAARLQHRPGKLSGGEQQRVAIARALANAPRVVLADEPTGNLDTATANLVFEELLREARGRGLACLIATHNPALAARMDRVVTLRDGLIVPA, encoded by the coding sequence ATGAACAAGCCTCTGGAGCTGCGCGCGGTCGAGCGGCGCTACAAGACCGAGGCCGGCACGCTGGATGTGCTGCGCGGCACCGACCTCACCTTGCATGAGGGTGAGATCGTGGCGTTGGTGGCCCCTTCGGGAACCGGAAAATCCACGTTGCTGCACGTCACCGGCCTGCTGGAGCGGCCCGATGGCGGAGAGGTGTTTGTGGAGGGGGCGGCGGCCGGCACGCTCTCCGATGATGCGCGGACGGCGATCCGGCGCAACACCATCGGCTTCGTCTATCAATTCCATCACCTGCTCTCGGAATTCACCGCCGAGGAGAATGTGATGCTGCCGCAGCTCGCGGCCGGCATCCCCCGTGCCGCGGCCAAGGCGCGGGCGGCCGAGCTGCTCGGGCAATTCGGGCTTGCGGCGCGCCTCCAGCACCGGCCGGGCAAGCTCTCGGGCGGCGAGCAGCAGCGCGTCGCCATCGCGCGTGCCCTGGCCAATGCGCCGCGTGTGGTCCTGGCCGATGAGCCCACGGGAAACCTCGATACCGCGACAGCCAACCTGGTGTTTGAAGAATTGCTGCGCGAGGCCCGGGGCAGGGGACTCGCCTGCCTGATCGCCACCCATAACCCGGCACTGGCGGCCCGGATGGACCGGGTGGTGACGCTGCGGGATGGGCTGATCGTGCCGGCCTGA
- the proS gene encoding proline--tRNA ligase: protein MRLTRAFLPTLKETPADAQIVSHRLMLRAGLIRQTSAGIYAWLPAGLRVLRRVEQIVREEQDRAGAQEVLMPTIQSAELWQRSGRYEDYGKEMLRIRDRHDREMLFGPTNEEMITDIFRGYATSYRDLPRNLYHIQWKFRDEVRPRFGVMRGREFLMKDAYSFDLTAEGARHSYRQMLLAYLRTFQRMGLKAVPMRADTGPIGGDLSHEFIILAETGESTVFYDSEFEQRDWADAPVGYDDQAALSGFFDQVTAMYAATEEMHDPKAWESVPEARRREGKGIEVGHIFYFGKKYSATMGLAVAAPDGTTVVPEMGSYGIGVSRLVAALIEANHDEAGIKWPDAVAPWKCAILNLKPGDAGCDALCEQLYAALPDQAVYDDRPERAGVKFNDADLMGFPWQAIIGPRGAANGRVELKRRMTGEREELSFEDALARLRA, encoded by the coding sequence TTGCGTCTCACCCGCGCCTTTCTGCCCACCCTCAAGGAAACTCCTGCCGACGCGCAGATCGTTTCGCATCGGTTGATGCTGCGCGCGGGGCTGATCCGCCAGACTTCGGCCGGCATCTATGCCTGGCTGCCGGCGGGTTTGCGCGTCCTGCGCCGCGTCGAGCAGATCGTTCGGGAGGAACAGGACCGCGCCGGCGCACAGGAGGTTCTCATGCCGACGATCCAATCGGCGGAGCTGTGGCAGCGCTCGGGGCGCTATGAGGATTACGGCAAGGAAATGCTGCGCATCCGTGACCGGCATGACCGCGAGATGCTCTTTGGCCCCACCAATGAGGAGATGATCACCGACATCTTCCGGGGCTATGCCACGAGCTACCGGGATTTGCCGCGCAACCTCTATCACATCCAGTGGAAATTCCGCGACGAGGTGCGCCCGCGCTTCGGCGTGATGCGCGGCCGCGAATTCCTGATGAAGGACGCCTATTCCTTCGACCTGACGGCCGAGGGAGCCCGGCATTCCTATCGCCAGATGCTGCTCGCCTATCTGCGCACATTCCAGCGCATGGGCCTCAAGGCCGTGCCGATGCGCGCCGATACCGGGCCGATCGGCGGTGATCTGAGCCATGAATTCATCATCCTGGCCGAGACCGGCGAGAGCACCGTCTTCTACGACAGCGAATTCGAACAGCGCGACTGGGCGGATGCCCCGGTCGGCTATGACGATCAGGCGGCGCTGTCCGGCTTCTTTGACCAGGTGACCGCCATGTACGCGGCGACCGAGGAGATGCACGACCCCAAGGCCTGGGAATCCGTGCCCGAAGCGCGCCGCCGCGAGGGCAAGGGCATCGAGGTCGGCCACATCTTCTATTTCGGCAAGAAATACTCGGCGACCATGGGGCTGGCCGTCGCCGCCCCCGATGGCACGACCGTGGTGCCCGAGATGGGCAGCTACGGCATCGGTGTCTCGCGCCTGGTGGCCGCGTTGATCGAGGCCAATCACGACGAAGCCGGCATCAAGTGGCCCGATGCGGTGGCCCCCTGGAAGTGCGCCATCCTGAACCTCAAGCCCGGCGATGCCGGCTGTGATGCGCTTTGCGAGCAGCTCTACGCGGCCCTGCCCGACCAGGCCGTCTATGATGACCGGCCCGAGCGCGCGGGGGTGAAGTTCAATGATGCCGATCTCATGGGCTTCCCCTGGCAGGCCATCATCGGCCCGCGCGGCGCCGCCAATGGCCGGGTGGAACTGAAGCGCCGCATGACGGGCGAGCGCGAGGAACTCTCCTTCGAAGACGCTCTGGCGCGTTTGCGCGCCTGA
- a CDS encoding lipoprotein-releasing ABC transporter permease subunit: MFNAFERAVAARYLMSRKSDRFTSVIAGFSLVGIMLGVATLIIVMSVMGGFRQELLGRILGLNGHLGVYAADRGNLRDFDAIAASIRRVPGVVSATPIVEGQVLLTGAGSTATGGLARGIRPEDLRARPIIAGNIRAGSLAAFEGEDAVAIGTRLAFRLGLSVGDKITLVSPQGRATVIGTIPRLRAYTIAAIFEVGMNEYDSTYVFMPLPAAQIYFQTGPEAASQVEVFVADPTRVRAVNRDIRAALSQPVRILDWQDANSSFFAAVQVERNVMFLILTLIIIVAAFNIISSLIMLVKDKGRDIAVLRTMGATRGAILRIFLMCGAWIGVVGTMAGFLVGVVFCLNIESIRQFIQMLSGTELFSAEIYFLTQLPAVLNWTEVGQVVALALSLALLATIYPSWRAAKTDPVEMLRNE, translated from the coding sequence ATGTTCAACGCCTTTGAGCGCGCCGTCGCCGCGCGCTACCTGATGTCACGCAAGAGCGACCGCTTCACCTCGGTCATTGCCGGTTTTTCCCTGGTCGGGATCATGCTGGGGGTGGCGACGCTCATCATCGTCATGTCCGTGATGGGCGGGTTCCGGCAGGAATTGCTGGGTCGCATCCTCGGGCTGAACGGGCATCTGGGCGTCTATGCCGCGGATCGCGGCAATCTGCGGGATTTCGACGCCATCGCCGCCAGCATCCGCCGCGTGCCGGGCGTGGTTTCCGCCACCCCCATCGTGGAGGGCCAGGTGCTGCTGACCGGCGCTGGCAGCACCGCGACGGGGGGCCTCGCCCGCGGCATCCGGCCCGAGGATCTGCGCGCGCGGCCGATCATCGCGGGCAATATCCGCGCCGGTTCGCTGGCCGCCTTCGAGGGCGAGGATGCGGTGGCCATCGGCACGCGTCTCGCGTTCCGGCTGGGCCTGAGCGTGGGAGACAAGATCACGCTGGTCAGCCCGCAGGGTCGCGCCACCGTGATCGGCACCATCCCCCGGCTGCGCGCCTACACCATCGCCGCCATCTTCGAAGTCGGCATGAACGAGTATGACAGCACCTATGTCTTCATGCCGCTGCCGGCCGCGCAGATCTATTTCCAGACCGGGCCCGAGGCTGCCTCCCAGGTCGAGGTCTTCGTGGCGGACCCGACCCGGGTGCGGGCGGTCAACCGCGACATCCGCGCCGCACTGAGCCAGCCGGTGCGCATTCTGGATTGGCAGGACGCGAATTCCAGCTTCTTCGCCGCCGTGCAGGTGGAACGCAATGTCATGTTCCTGATCCTCACGCTCATCATCATCGTGGCGGCCTTCAACATCATCTCCAGCCTCATCATGCTGGTGAAGGACAAGGGGCGGGACATCGCGGTGCTGCGCACCATGGGGGCCACGCGCGGCGCCATCCTGCGGATTTTTCTGATGTGCGGCGCCTGGATCGGTGTGGTGGGAACCATGGCCGGATTCCTGGTCGGCGTGGTGTTCTGCCTGAACATCGAAAGCATCCGGCAATTCATCCAGATGCTCTCCGGCACGGAGTTGTTCAGCGCCGAAATCTACTTCCTGACGCAATTGCCCGCCGTGCTGAACTGGACCGAAGTTGGCCAGGTGGTGGCGCTGGCCCTGTCCCTCGCTTTGCTGGCCACGATCTACCCGAGCTGGCGCGCGGCGAAGACCGACCCTGTGGAAATGCTGCGCAATGAATGA
- a CDS encoding biotin--[acetyl-CoA-carboxylase] ligase, translated as MTGEFRLRVHESLPSTQSLATELAERGEPAGLAILARRQTEGRGRAGRAWQSVAGNLHLSLLLRPGGAARDIAGYALMAAVALHEAALHHAPGRPLVLKWPNDLMEGSAKIAGILSEAALDAHGGIAHLVCGIGVNLAHAPAVEGRAVAALGPIAPEIFAATLLSRLADWHKLRLTEGFAPIRAAWMERGPERGSLMTLRQGDNPVSGRYEGLAEDGGLLLATAGRLHAFHAGEVMERYDASRD; from the coding sequence GTGACGGGCGAGTTCCGCCTTCGCGTTCATGAATCCCTGCCCAGCACGCAAAGCCTTGCCACCGAACTGGCCGAACGGGGTGAGCCGGCGGGCCTCGCCATCCTCGCGCGGCGCCAGACCGAGGGCCGCGGGCGGGCCGGGCGCGCCTGGCAGTCCGTGGCCGGCAACCTCCATCTCTCGCTTCTGTTGCGGCCCGGCGGCGCGGCGCGTGACATTGCGGGCTATGCCCTCATGGCCGCTGTGGCCCTGCATGAGGCGGCGCTGCACCACGCGCCCGGCCGGCCGCTCGTCCTGAAATGGCCCAATGACCTGATGGAGGGCAGCGCCAAGATCGCCGGCATTCTCTCCGAGGCGGCGCTGGATGCGCATGGCGGCATCGCCCATCTGGTCTGCGGGATCGGCGTGAACCTGGCCCATGCGCCGGCGGTGGAGGGGCGCGCCGTGGCCGCACTCGGGCCCATCGCGCCCGAGATCTTCGCGGCCACCCTGCTCAGCCGGCTCGCGGATTGGCACAAGCTGCGCCTGACCGAGGGTTTCGCGCCGATCCGCGCCGCCTGGATGGAGCGCGGCCCTGAGCGAGGGTCGCTCATGACCCTGCGGCAGGGCGACAATCCCGTCTCGGGCCGCTACGAAGGCCTGGCGGAAGATGGCGGGCTGCTGCTTGCCACCGCTGGTCGCCTGCATGCGTTCCATGCGGGCGAAGTGATGGAAAGATACGATGCTTCTCGCGATTGA